The following proteins are co-located in the Streptomyces sp. NBC_00435 genome:
- a CDS encoding nucleotide sugar dehydrogenase: MPADLAVIGLGHLGLPLAQAAVAAGIETVGYDSGPATDSTLTAAEIRRMSAAGFRVTINPAELGRVRTAVICAPTHLGADRALDLSAVGEAGRTLAARLRPHTTVILESAVHPGVTEEYLRPILESGSGLRAGRDFHLAYSPSRLDPGNRTHGISNTPKVIGGLTPACTESAHAFYARLTEKVVRARGLREAETVQLLETNYRHINIALMNEMAVLCHDLGVDLWDVIRCAETKPYGFQAFRPGPGVGGHGVPLDPNYLPHTTRTPGHPLRMVGLAQEINDRMPQYVIQRSATLLNEHGKSARGARVLLLGVTYKPDLADQEGSPAREIASRLLDLGALISYHDPYIGGWRVRDQPVPRAESLYEAAANADLTILLQHHRTYDLQGLAVKAQLLLDTRGASPAGAAHRL; the protein is encoded by the coding sequence ATGCCCGCAGATCTCGCCGTCATCGGACTCGGCCATCTCGGTCTCCCGCTCGCCCAGGCTGCCGTGGCCGCCGGGATCGAGACGGTCGGCTACGACAGCGGTCCGGCGACGGACTCCACCCTCACCGCCGCCGAGATCCGCCGCATGTCGGCGGCCGGCTTCCGGGTCACCATCAACCCCGCCGAACTCGGCCGGGTCCGCACCGCCGTCATCTGCGCCCCCACCCACCTCGGCGCGGACCGCGCACTCGACCTGTCCGCGGTCGGCGAGGCGGGCCGCACGCTCGCCGCGCGGCTGCGCCCGCACACCACCGTCATCCTCGAATCGGCCGTCCACCCCGGCGTCACCGAGGAGTACCTGCGCCCGATCCTCGAATCGGGCTCCGGGCTGCGCGCCGGCCGGGACTTCCACCTGGCCTACTCCCCCAGCCGCCTCGACCCCGGCAACCGGACGCACGGCATCTCCAACACCCCCAAGGTCATCGGCGGCCTCACCCCCGCCTGCACCGAGTCCGCGCACGCCTTCTACGCCCGCCTCACCGAGAAGGTGGTGCGCGCCCGGGGCCTGCGCGAGGCCGAGACCGTACAGCTCCTGGAAACCAACTACCGGCACATCAACATCGCCCTCATGAACGAGATGGCCGTGCTCTGCCACGACCTCGGCGTGGACCTGTGGGACGTCATCCGGTGCGCCGAGACGAAGCCGTACGGGTTCCAGGCGTTCCGCCCCGGCCCCGGAGTCGGCGGCCACGGCGTCCCCCTCGACCCCAACTACCTCCCCCACACCACCCGCACCCCCGGCCACCCGCTGCGCATGGTCGGTCTGGCGCAGGAGATCAACGACCGGATGCCGCAGTACGTCATCCAGCGCAGCGCCACCCTGCTCAACGAGCACGGCAAGTCCGCGCGTGGTGCCCGCGTCCTCCTCCTGGGCGTCACCTACAAGCCGGACCTCGCCGACCAGGAGGGTTCCCCGGCCCGCGAGATCGCCAGCCGCCTCCTCGACCTCGGGGCGCTGATCAGCTACCACGACCCGTACATCGGCGGATGGCGCGTCAGGGACCAGCCCGTCCCCCGCGCCGAGTCCCTGTACGAGGCGGCCGCCAACGCCGATCTGACGATCCTGCTGCAGCACCACCGCACCTACGACCTGCAGGGCCTGGCGGTCAAGGCCCAGTTGCTGCTGGACACCCGCGGCGCCAGCCCGGCGGGCGCCGCGCACCGGCTGTAG
- a CDS encoding glycerol-3-phosphate dehydrogenase/oxidase — protein sequence MAERELDVLVVGAGVVGAGTALDAVTRGLATGLVEARDWASGTSSRSSKLIHGGLRYLEMLDFALVREALKERGLLLGRLAPHLVKPVPFLYPLQHKGWERFYAGSGVALYDAMSLSSGHGRGLPTHRHLSRKRALRIAPALRKDALVGALQYYDAQMDDARYVATLVRTASAYGAQCANRARVIGFMREGERVVGARVRDVEGGGEYEIRAKQIVNATGVWTDDTQALIGERGQFHVRASKGIHLVVPKDRIHSSTGLILRTEKSVLFVIPWGRHWIVGTTDTDWDLDKAHPAASSADIDYLLEHVNSVLAVPLTRDDVQGVYAGLRPLLAGESDATSKLSREHTVAHPVPGLVVVAGGKYTTYRVMAKDAVDEAVHALDQRVAPCVTEDVPLVGAEGYRALWNGRARIAARTGLHVVRVEHLLNRYGSLTEELLTLIAADPSLGEPLMGADDYLRAEVVYAASHEGARHLDDVLTRRTRISIETFDRGTRSARECAELMAPVLGWDKQQIEKEVEHYEKRVQAERESQRQPDDQTADAARLGAPDIVPL from the coding sequence ATGGCCGAGCGGGAGCTGGACGTGCTGGTGGTCGGGGCCGGAGTGGTCGGCGCCGGCACCGCCCTCGACGCCGTGACCAGGGGGCTGGCGACCGGGCTGGTGGAGGCGCGGGACTGGGCCTCGGGCACCTCCAGCCGCTCCAGCAAGCTCATCCACGGCGGGCTCAGATATCTGGAGATGCTGGACTTCGCCCTCGTGCGGGAGGCGTTGAAGGAGCGCGGACTGCTGCTGGGGCGCCTCGCCCCGCACCTGGTGAAGCCGGTGCCGTTCCTGTACCCGCTCCAGCACAAGGGGTGGGAGCGGTTCTACGCGGGCTCCGGCGTCGCGCTGTACGACGCCATGTCGCTCTCCAGCGGCCACGGGCGCGGGCTGCCGACGCACCGCCACCTGTCGCGCAAACGGGCCCTGCGGATCGCGCCGGCGCTGCGCAAGGACGCGCTCGTGGGCGCCCTGCAGTACTACGACGCCCAGATGGACGACGCGCGTTACGTGGCGACCCTGGTGCGGACGGCCTCGGCGTACGGGGCGCAGTGCGCCAACCGGGCGAGGGTGATCGGCTTCATGCGGGAGGGCGAGCGGGTCGTCGGCGCGCGGGTGCGGGACGTGGAGGGCGGCGGGGAGTACGAGATCCGCGCGAAGCAGATCGTCAATGCCACCGGGGTGTGGACGGACGACACCCAGGCGCTGATCGGGGAGCGGGGGCAGTTCCACGTACGGGCGTCGAAGGGCATCCACCTCGTCGTCCCGAAGGACCGGATCCATTCCTCGACCGGGCTGATCCTGCGCACCGAGAAGTCGGTGCTGTTCGTCATTCCCTGGGGCCGGCACTGGATCGTGGGCACCACGGACACCGACTGGGACCTGGACAAGGCGCACCCGGCGGCGTCGAGTGCCGACATCGACTACCTGCTGGAGCACGTGAACTCGGTCCTCGCGGTCCCGCTCACCCGGGACGACGTCCAGGGGGTCTACGCCGGCCTGCGGCCGCTGCTGGCCGGGGAGTCGGACGCGACGAGCAAGCTCTCGCGCGAGCACACGGTGGCGCACCCGGTGCCGGGGCTGGTGGTGGTCGCCGGCGGCAAGTACACGACGTACCGGGTGATGGCCAAGGATGCGGTGGACGAGGCCGTCCACGCCCTGGACCAGCGGGTCGCGCCGTGCGTGACGGAGGACGTGCCGCTGGTGGGGGCGGAGGGGTACCGGGCCCTGTGGAACGGGCGGGCGCGGATCGCCGCCCGGACGGGGCTCCACGTCGTGCGGGTGGAGCACCTCCTGAACCGGTACGGGTCGCTGACGGAGGAACTGCTGACACTGATCGCGGCGGACCCCTCGCTCGGGGAACCGCTGATGGGCGCCGATGACTACCTCCGGGCCGAAGTGGTCTACGCGGCCTCGCACGAGGGGGCGCGGCATCTGGACGACGTGCTGACGAGGCGGACGCGGATCTCGATCGAGACCTTCGACCGGGGGACGAGATCGGCGCGGGAGTGCGCGGAGTTGATGGCTCCGGTTCTGGGATGGGACAAGCAGCAGATCGAGAAGGAGGTGGAGCACTACGAGAAGCGGGTTCAGGCGGAGCGGGAATCGCAGCGCCAGCCGGACGATCAGACGGCGGACGCGGCGAGGCTGGGGGCGCCGGACATCGTCCCGTTGTAA